In Oryza brachyantha chromosome 2, ObraRS2, whole genome shotgun sequence, a single window of DNA contains:
- the LOC121053628 gene encoding uncharacterized protein LOC121053628 isoform X1, which produces MLLNLGLLENDLALREDPPVEPKLADFMDENDEEYTNLKWAYDEKWPAWEKSNRVSLMYIKSNISPSIIGGIADSDNVKTYLANIESNYKACTKTYASTLIMKMGSSVYDGKKGIRQHIMEMSHMAHQLKTMDMEISEAYLVHFILNSLNSDYDPFKIHYNTQREKWTISELISHAVEEEERQKAKRQKHIDQLNLVNSKGKRKFHQEEASGSKKKGKPPHPPKQGGSKAAQSTAQPLAGPKFKNPHCTFCDSDGHWHKDCPRFKEWLARKGIEWRPDAKKRGAHPKSS; this is translated from the exons atgCTCCTGAATTTGGGGCTGTTGGAAAATGATCTCGCACTTAGAGAGGATCCACCCGTGGAGCCAAAATTAGCTGACTTCATGGATGAGAATGATGAGGAATACACTAATCTCAAGTGGGCTTACGATGAAAAGTGGCCCGCTTGGGAGAAATCAAACAGAGTGTCCCTAATGTACATCAAGAGCAACATCTCTCCTTCTATTATAGGGGGGATTGCTGACTCTGACAATGTTAAGACGTACCTGGCAAACATTGAATCGAACTACAAGGCGTGTACCAAAACCTATGCCAGTACtcttatcatgaaaatggGCTCTTCTGTctatgatggaaagaaaggcATCCGACAACACATCATGGAAATGTCACACATGGCTCATCAACTAAAAACGATGGACATGGAAATTTCGGAAGCCTATCTTGTCCATTTCATCCTGAACTCTCTAAACTCTGATTATGATCCATTCAAAATTCATTACAATACTCAAAGAGAAAAGTGGACCATTTCAGAGCTTATCTCCCATGcagtggaagaggaagagcgtcaaaaggccaaaaggcaGAAACACATTGACCAGCTCAACCTCGTCAACTCTAAGGGCAAGAGGAAGTTCCATCAAGAAGAAGCCTctggatcaaagaaaaagggcaagcCACCTCATCCTCCGAAACAAGGAGGGAGTAAGGCTGCGCAATCAACTGCTCAACCTTTAGCTGGGCCGAAATTCAAGAATCCTCACTGCACTTTCTGTGACAGTGATGGACATTGGCACAAAGACTGCCCCCGCTTCAAGGAGTGGTTGGCCCGtaaag GGATTGAATGGCGTCCAGACGCTAAGAAAAGGGGAGCACATCCTAAGAGTAGCTGA
- the LOC102707838 gene encoding proteasome subunit beta type-7-A — protein MAGAMDLPQKGGFSFDYCRRNAMLAEKGLKVPGFRKTGTTIVGLVFQDGVVLGADTRATEGPIVADKNCEKIHYMAPNIYCCGAGTAADTEAVTDMVSSQLQLHRYATGRESRVVTALTLLKSHLFSYQGHVSAALVLGGVDVTGPHLHTVYPHGSTDTLPFATMGSGSLAAMSVFESNYKEGLTREEGIQLVSNAIRAGIFNDLGSGSNVDVCVITKGKTEYLRNHELPNPRTYISSKGYSFTKGQTEVLSTKITQLKPKVDVTEVDAMEE, from the exons ATGGCCGGAGCGATGGATCTCCCGCAGAAGGGCGGGTTCAGCTTCGACTACTGCCGGAGGAACGCCATGCTTGCGGAGAAGGGCCTCAAGGTGCCTGGTTTCAGGAAGACCGGGACTACCATTGTCGGCCTCGTCTTTCAG GATGGAGTTGTTCTTGGGGCGGACACGAGGGCCACAGAGGGTCCTATAGTTGCTGATAAGAACTGCGAAAAAATTCATTACATGGCACCAAACATATATTGCTGTGGAGCAGGAACTGCTGCTGACACTGAGGCTGTAACTG ATATGGTCAGCTCCCAGCTTCAGCTTCACCGTTATGCAACTGGTCGTGAATCCAGAGTGGTAACTGCCCTTACATTACTGAAGTCACACCTTTTTAG CTACCAAGGACATGTCAGTGCTGCCCTTGTTCTTGGTGGAGTTGATGTTACCGGGCCACATCTGCACACT GTTTATCCACATGGTTCCACGGATACTCTTCCTTTCGCGACAATGGGTTCTGGATCCCTTGCCGCAATGTCGGTGTTTGAATCAAATTACAAAGAAGGCCTCACA agggaggagggaatACAACTTGTTTCTAATGCAATCCGTGCCGGTATCTTCAATGACTTGGGCAGTGGAAGCAATGTGGATGTTTGCGTAATTACTAAG GGGAAGACCGAGTACTTGAGAAACCACGAGCTACCGAATCCAAGGACTTACATTAGTTCGAAGGGATACAGCTTCACCAAGGGGCAAACTG AGGTATTGTCCACGAAGATAACACAATTGAAGCCGAAGGTAGATGTCACAGAGGTCGATGCTATGGAGGAGTGA
- the LOC121053628 gene encoding uncharacterized protein LOC121053628 isoform X2, giving the protein MASPAVEEEERQKAKRQKHIDQLNLVNSKGKRKFHQEEASGSKKKGKPPHPPKQGGSKAAQSTAQPLAGPKFKNPHCTFCDSDGHWHKDCPRFKEWLARKGIEWRPDAKKRGAHPKSS; this is encoded by the exons atggcttcgCCTGCag tggaagaggaagagcgtcaaaaggccaaaaggcaGAAACACATTGACCAGCTCAACCTCGTCAACTCTAAGGGCAAGAGGAAGTTCCATCAAGAAGAAGCCTctggatcaaagaaaaagggcaagcCACCTCATCCTCCGAAACAAGGAGGGAGTAAGGCTGCGCAATCAACTGCTCAACCTTTAGCTGGGCCGAAATTCAAGAATCCTCACTGCACTTTCTGTGACAGTGATGGACATTGGCACAAAGACTGCCCCCGCTTCAAGGAGTGGTTGGCCCGtaaag GGATTGAATGGCGTCCAGACGCTAAGAAAAGGGGAGCACATCCTAAGAGTAGCTGA